The proteins below come from a single Chelmon rostratus isolate fCheRos1 chromosome 10, fCheRos1.pri, whole genome shotgun sequence genomic window:
- the wnt1 gene encoding protein Wnt-1, which yields MRSLALLLGVKAACILLVSSLSGTGAVNNSGRWWGIVNVASSSNLLTNSKNVQLVLDPSLALLSRRQRRLIRQNPGILHAIAAGLHTAIKECKWQFRNRRWNCPTTHSPAIFGKIVNRGCRETAFVFAITSAGVTHAVARSCSEGAIESCTCDYRRRGPGGPDWHWGGCSDNVDFGRMFSREFVDSSERGRDLRYLTNLHNNEAGRMTVSSEMRQECKCHGMSGSCTVRTCWMRLPSFRTVGDFLKDRFDGASRVVYANKGSNRASHRADPRHLEPENPTHKPPSAMDLVYFEKSPNFCSYNGKTGTLGTSGRTCNSSSPGLDGCELLCCGRGFKTRTESVTERCHCTFHWCCHVSCLNCTSTRTLHQCL from the exons ATGAGGAGTCTGGCGCTGCTGCTGGGGGTGAAAGCCGCTTGCATCCTGCTGGTGTCGTCGCTCTCGGGCACAGGAGCCGTCAACAACAGCGGCCGGTGGTG GGGTATTGTCAATGTGGCCTCCTCGTCCAACCTCCTCACCAATTCCAAGAACGTGCAGTTGGTCCTGGATCCAAGCCTGGCCCTACTGAGTCGTCGCCAGCGCCGGCTGATTCGGCAGAATCCTGGCATCTTGCATGCCATCGCCGCTGGGCTGCACACTGCCATAAAAGAGTGCAAGTGGCAGTTCCGCAACCGCCGCTGGAACTGCCCGACCACCCACAGTCCAGCAATTTTTGGCAAAATTGTCAATCGTG GTTGCCGAGAGACGGCATTTGTATTTGCCATTACCAGCGCAGGGGTGACCCATGCTGTGGCTCGCTCCTGCTCAGAAGGGGCCATTGAGTCGTGCACATGCGATTACCGCCGCAGAGGTCCTGGAGGGCCAGACTGGCACTGGGGGGGCTGCAGTGACAATGTGGACTTTGGCCGGATGTTCAGCCGTGAGTTTGTGGACTCCAGCGAGAGGGGCAGAGATCTGCGCTACCTCACCAACCTACACAACAACGAGGCTGGCAGAATG actgTGTCATCAGAGATGCGTCAGGAATGTAAGTGCCATGGCATGTCAGGCTCCTGCACCGTGCGTACATGTTGGATGCGCCTGCCCAGCTTCCGCACTGTGGGAGACTTCCTTAAGGACCGCTTCGATGGTGCATCCAGAGTTGTTTATGCCAACAAGGGAAGCAACCGTGCGTCTCACCGAGCCGACCCCCGGCATCTGGAGCCTGAAAACCCTACTCACAAACCCCCCTCTGCCATGGACCTGGTCTATTTTGAGAAATCACCAAACTTCTGCTCATACAATGGCAAAACTGGCACTTTGGGAACTTCTGGGAGGACATGCAACAGCTCTTCTCCAGGCCTGGACGGATGcgagctgctctgctgtggacGTGGGTTTAAGACCCGGACTGAGAGTGTGACTGAACGCTGCCACTGCACCTTCCACTGGTGCTGTCATGTCAGCTGCTTGAACTGCACCAGTACACGAACGTTACACCAGTGTCTATGA